The following proteins are co-located in the Rhodococcus opacus B4 genome:
- the secG gene encoding preprotein translocase subunit SecG — translation MELFLDILLVITSLLLILLVLLHRGKGGGLSSLFGGGVQSSLSGSTVVEKNLDRLTVFTGLIWFIAIIGIGLEIKFG, via the coding sequence ATGGAACTGTTCCTGGATATCTTGCTGGTGATCACCAGCTTGCTGCTGATTCTGCTGGTGCTGCTGCACCGCGGTAAGGGTGGCGGTCTGTCCAGCCTGTTCGGCGGCGGCGTCCAGTCCAGCCTGTCGGGTTCCACCGTGGTCGAGAAGAACCTCGACCGGCTCACCGTGTTCACCGGTCTGATCTGGTTCATCGCCATCATCGGCATCGGCCTGGAGATCAAGTTCGGCTGA